The genomic interval CACTATCACCAAAAACAGCTATTACGTCTCCCGTTTTAACAAAACTACCAACTTTTTTTAATAAAACAGAATTATGCTTGTAAAAGGAGAGTAAATTATCACTGTGTTGCACTGCGATCACATAGCCTGTTTCTAAAGTCCATTCTGCAAATACAACTACACCGTCATAAATAGCCTTTACCGGTGAATTTGATTCGGCAACCACATCGATTCCATAATGACCTTTACCCGGATCAAATTCTGCTGTAACTAAACCTCTCATAGGTGTCATAAAATTCTTTTCGAGATAAGAAAAGCTCCCTGGCTGATTAGTACCTTCATAAAAAATAGAAGTTTGCATTTCCTGCTCTACAGCTTGCCTGAGAAGAGCCTCTTCAGGTGAAATTTTATCCAAACGGATGGTATCATAATAAAAATCAGCGGCCAGGCTTTCTTCTGATGTATCCGGAAATTCTGTTTCTATTTCTCCTCTTAAAATATACTTTATATTATCTATCCAGGCTTCCCTTTGAGCAACAACCATTTCCAATGAATCTGTTTTTATGTTTAAATCTATTAATTGAGCACGCATCCCCAGGTCACCATAGCCGGGAATGTATTGCTTTACAGGCGTAAATACAATCACAGAAATTATTACGAAAATCAGTATAAGTAAAATAGAGCTTATGCCGGTATATAAATTTAATTTGGTTAATTTAAATGAAAACCTCTCCTCAAAATTGCTATCATTTAAAATTACTAAACGATATCGATTCTTCAGATTTTTAAAAAAATTACCCGATTTTTTCTTTTCTTCTTCCTGCATTCAAGTATTTAATGTTTTGAAGGTCTATTTATTGTTGAGGAACTAACTTACTCACAAAATTACTATAAGTTTTTGTATTTTTCGTGAGTAACTTTTAAAGATAAAAATCGATATAAGGATGATATGAATACTATTTATCAGAAATTAACAGTATTTTCATTTTTTTAAAATATTTTTGCAAAAAACAGGTTAGTGTAGGTAGAATTACACTGTATAAGAATACGACCAAAATGCTGATACGAACTATCCTTAGCTTTTTTATTATTACTCTGATTTACTCATGTAACAGTAATTCCTTTTTAGGAAGAGCATACATTGATACTACATCCAGATACAACACCTATTTTAATGCCAGCCTTAATATAGAGCAGGCCTTCGAAAATATAGCACAATCCAATCAGGATAATTTTAATGAGATATTATTACTTTATCCTGAAAGAAATTTAGAAGCTGCTTCTACTTACAGCAGTACATTTGATGATGTTATTAAAAGAAGTTCCAGAGCAATTCAATTACGGGAAAGTTCAAAATGGACCGACGATCACTATTTGTTAATTGGCAAATCATATTATATGAAAGGGGAGTTCAAAGCTTCACTTGAAACTTTTCAATATATCGTTACCAATTTTAAGGATGAAAATAAGCAAGCCGCATCTTCCCGCCAATCCTCCGGTCGGCAAAGCGGAAGGCGTTCCAGAAGACCTGCCAGCAGAGCGCAGCTGGAAGAACAGCAAGTGGCTGAAAGACAAAATGTTGAAGAAGACATAAGAGAAGATAGTTTCTGGGATAATTTCAGGCATCATGCAGCTAAATGGGAAGCCATGGTTTGGATGGTCAACACTTATGCAGCAAAAGGTGAATTCCAAAAAGCAAATACCGTTATTACGCTCATTAATTCAAATCAGCACTTCCCCAACAGAATGAGGAAAGAGTATGCAAAAGCAAAAGCTGATTTTTATATACAGACCGGAAACTATGAGGCAGCAATTGGAGCGTTGGAAGAGCACCTTGAGTACATAAACAGAAATAAAAACAGGATACGTCCCAGTTTTATTTTAGCCCAACTTTATGAAAGAAATAACCAACCCTCAAATTCAATTCAAATTTATCAGGATATTCTCACGATGAGGCCAACTTATCAATTTGAGTTTAATGCCAATATGGGAATAGCCAGAATAGCTTCTCAAGATGGTATTATGTCTCCGAGAGAAGCTGAAAATCTTTTAACAAATATGTTAAGGGAAAGTAGAAATGAGGAATTTAAAGATCAGATTTACTATGCATTAGCAAATTTAGAGCTAAACAGAAATAATACGAATAAAGCACTTGAGTACTTAAGCTTGTCGGCAGAGGCCAATCAGGGAAACACTGTTCAAAGAGCAAAAACCTTTTTGAAAAAGGCAGATATTTATTACGAAAAAGAAAATTACATAAAAGCGCAGCCTAATTATGAACAAGCTTTGACCTCACTATCTGAGGAAGATGAAAATTATGACAAAGTTTCTGTTTTAAGTACTAAATTAAAAGACTTAGTAGATCAGATAGATATTATTAATGAACAAGACAGCCTTATTTACTTAGCTAGTCTGGATGATGAAAGTCGTATGAGACTTTTAATTGAAAAGGCTGAAAATAAAATAGCCGAAGAAGAAAAGTCAAAAAGAGAAAGTTCAGAAGAAGCTAGTGCTCAGGATTTCTTTAGCACCGATACTGATATTCAAAGAAGAGGAAATCAACAAAGAGATACTCAGGATCGTGGCAGTGGCTGGTATTTTTACAATCAAGCTGCAAAATCTGCCGGATTTAATGACTTTGTTGCAAAATGGGGCAACAGAAGCAGAGAAGATAATTGGAGAAGAGCTGATAAGTCGAGTTCAGAAGATTTTGACATGGAAGAAGATGAGTTAACAGATGAAGAACTGTTTGCAACATTTGATATGGATGAAGATACGGATGAAGTAACAAATCTGGTCAATCAATACCTGGAGGGTTTACCTTTATCAAATGAAGCCTTAATTGAAAGTGAAAATAAAGTAATTGAAGCTCTTTACACAAAAGCTAATCTTTACAGAAAAGAACTTTTGAATAATCCTAAATCGATAGAAACCTTTGAAAGGCTGAATCAGCGTTTTCCTTCAAACACTTATGCTGCTGAAGTTTATTATAACTTGTACTTCTTATATAGTCAAACAGGCAACAGAGAGTCAAGTGACAGAAATAAAGATATTGTTTTAAACCAATTCCCGGATTCAAGGTATGCACAATCAATTCTAAATCCGGATTTTGAAAAAGAAAATAAAGACAATATAGCCATAGCAGAACAGCTTTATACATCTGCTTATAATGCGTATCACAACTATGACTTTAAACATGTTATTGAAACAAAACCTCAAATAGATACTTTAATAAGTAATCACCCGATTAAAGCTAAATTTTCCTTATTAACAGCTCTGGCAATTGGTAAAACAGATAGCTTGGATAAGTTCATAATTGCTCTCGAAGAAGTGAAAACGAATTTCCCAAACACAGAACAATATACTAAAGCTGACGATATACTTTCATTTATAGCAAGCAAAGAAGAAGTAACTGAAATTAAACCCGGTTTAAGTGATGTTGATAAAGAATTAGCAGAACTATTGTCAAAGTTTCAATTAAATCTGGCTGATGAGCATAATGTTATAATTGTAAACGACCAAAAGAATTTACCGTCACGCAAAATTATAAATCCTCTTGCTGCATATAATGATAAAGAATTCAGTTTGATTACTTTACAAATCACTCCATTAATATTAGGTGAAGCAGGTACTATGATGATTGTAAAAAGCTTCCCAAACAGCCAGAGAGCTATGGAGTATTACAACAAATTAGT from Chitinophagaceae bacterium carries:
- a CDS encoding M23 family metallopeptidase, translating into MQEEEKKKSGNFFKNLKNRYRLVILNDSNFEERFSFKLTKLNLYTGISSILLILIFVIISVIVFTPVKQYIPGYGDLGMRAQLIDLNIKTDSLEMVVAQREAWIDNIKYILRGEIETEFPDTSEESLAADFYYDTIRLDKISPEEALLRQAVEQEMQTSIFYEGTNQPGSFSYLEKNFMTPMRGLVTAEFDPGKGHYGIDVVAESNSPVKAIYDGVVVFAEWTLETGYVIAVQHSDNLLSFYKHNSVLLKKVGSFVKTGDVIAVFGDSGEYSSGPHLHFELWQNGVAVNPRDYIIF